From one Geoalkalibacter halelectricus genomic stretch:
- a CDS encoding GGDEF domain-containing protein, which yields MLRFPIAHKIAAGYVLVSLLCLAGVAYALAALSQQTRLNEELVRVDFALMEAARDLRANLLSQERLERQILILRDPQLADLLAGREKEYWELETRFFALASARDQSLALALRETAATIRQGRQLRDEERWDEAAEFAPAVLSPQRYRLMGQLEQFLQRREQALDQQLQSLLTQSRRAFRLTLALTFCGISLAVVVGTWGSYRIHQAVRRLTGATKDIAAGSFDVPPALDTADEFGQLARDFHEMGQKLKELDRLRLDANPLTHLPGNLAIEREIEKRIQNNLPFAAMYVDLDHFKAFNDRYGFQAGSDVLARVGELVQQAVENHGSEQDLAGHIGGDDYIILTLPERAEAIAQALITDFDRDIPQFYTDEDRQRGYFVSTDRFDVERRFPLLTMSVAIVTSASLKNPTPEAIGRECAKIKEHLKKLPGSNILLDRREQR from the coding sequence ATGCTGCGCTTTCCCATCGCCCACAAGATTGCCGCCGGCTATGTGCTGGTCAGCCTGCTGTGCCTGGCCGGGGTTGCCTATGCCCTCGCGGCGCTCAGTCAGCAGACCCGCCTCAATGAGGAGTTGGTCCGCGTCGACTTTGCCCTGATGGAAGCGGCGCGAGATCTGCGCGCCAACCTGCTCTCCCAGGAGCGGCTTGAGCGCCAGATCCTGATTCTGCGCGATCCGCAACTCGCCGACCTGCTGGCCGGACGCGAGAAGGAGTATTGGGAACTCGAGACACGCTTCTTCGCCTTGGCCTCGGCACGCGACCAGAGTTTGGCCCTGGCGCTGCGCGAGACGGCGGCAACGATCCGCCAGGGCCGCCAGTTGCGAGACGAAGAGCGTTGGGATGAAGCCGCCGAATTCGCCCCAGCCGTGCTCTCACCGCAGCGCTATCGGCTCATGGGGCAGCTTGAGCAGTTTCTCCAGCGCCGCGAACAGGCCCTGGACCAACAACTTCAGTCGCTTCTGACCCAGAGCCGCCGCGCTTTCCGCCTGACCCTGGCCCTGACCTTTTGCGGCATCAGCCTGGCGGTTGTGGTCGGCACCTGGGGAAGCTACCGCATTCACCAGGCGGTGCGCCGCCTGACCGGCGCAACCAAGGACATCGCTGCGGGCAGCTTCGATGTCCCGCCCGCCTTGGACACGGCCGACGAATTCGGCCAGCTGGCGCGCGATTTTCACGAAATGGGGCAAAAGCTTAAGGAACTCGACAGGTTGCGTCTCGACGCCAATCCCTTAACCCATCTCCCGGGCAATCTGGCCATTGAACGTGAAATCGAAAAACGCATCCAGAACAACCTGCCCTTTGCCGCCATGTACGTCGACCTCGACCATTTCAAGGCCTTCAACGACCGCTATGGATTTCAAGCGGGCAGCGATGTTTTGGCCCGGGTCGGCGAATTGGTGCAGCAGGCGGTTGAGAATCACGGCAGCGAGCAGGATCTGGCAGGTCATATCGGCGGGGACGATTACATCATTCTGACCTTGCCCGAGCGGGCCGAGGCAATTGCGCAGGCGCTCATCACCGACTTTGACCGGGATATTCCCCAATTTTACACGGATGAAGACCGGCAACGCGGCTATTTTGTCAGCACCGATCGCTTCGATGTGGAGCGCCGCTTTCCCCTGCTGACCATGTCGGTCGCCATTGTCACCTCTGCCAGCTTGAAAAACCCGACACCGGAGGCTATCGGTCGCGAATGCGCCAAGATCAAGGAACACCTCAAAAAACTCCCCGGCAGCAACATTCTGCTCGATCGCCGCGAGCAGCGCTGA
- the ruvB gene encoding Holliday junction branch migration DNA helicase RuvB has protein sequence MEDRLISPQLSDTDERFEASLRPRLLREYIGQLKARENLEVFIQAARSRQEALDHVLFYGPPGLGKTTLANIIAGEMGVSIKSTSGPVIEKPGDLAAILTNLESGDVLFIDEIHRLSPVVEEVLYPAMEDYQLDIIIGQGPSARTVKLDLPRFTLVGATTRAGLLSSPLRDRFGVISRLEFYSPAELAQIVTRSARILDIPTDPEGALEIARRSRGTPRIANRLLRRVRDFAEVRGAGVITREVADSALGRLEVDSLGLDHMDRLILLTIIDKFGGGPVGLETLAAAVGEEKDTIEDVIEPYLIQQGYLNRTPRGRKASLAAYRHLQRLPAAGDEPGGLFS, from the coding sequence ATGGAAGATCGCCTGATCTCGCCCCAGTTGTCCGACACGGACGAGCGCTTCGAGGCCAGTCTGCGCCCGCGCCTGCTGCGCGAGTACATCGGCCAGCTCAAGGCGCGGGAAAACCTGGAGGTTTTCATTCAGGCCGCGCGCAGCCGCCAGGAGGCTCTCGATCATGTGCTTTTCTACGGCCCGCCGGGACTGGGAAAAACCACTCTGGCCAACATCATTGCCGGTGAAATGGGCGTCAGCATCAAAAGCACCTCGGGCCCGGTGATCGAAAAGCCGGGGGATCTGGCCGCGATTCTCACCAACCTGGAAAGCGGCGACGTGCTGTTCATCGACGAGATCCATCGTCTTTCCCCGGTGGTGGAGGAAGTCCTCTATCCAGCCATGGAAGACTACCAGCTCGATATCATCATCGGCCAGGGGCCCTCGGCGCGCACCGTCAAGCTCGATCTGCCGCGCTTTACCCTGGTCGGCGCGACAACCCGCGCCGGGTTGCTGTCCTCGCCCCTGCGCGACCGTTTCGGCGTCATCAGCCGCCTGGAATTCTACTCGCCCGCCGAACTGGCGCAGATCGTGACGCGCAGTGCACGGATCCTCGATATCCCCACTGATCCGGAAGGGGCGCTGGAAATCGCACGTCGCAGTCGCGGCACCCCGCGAATCGCCAACCGCCTGCTGCGCCGCGTGCGGGATTTCGCCGAAGTGCGCGGCGCGGGAGTTATTACCCGCGAGGTGGCCGACTCGGCCCTTGGGCGGCTTGAAGTCGACAGTCTCGGTCTCGACCACATGGACCGGCTGATTCTGCTGACCATCATCGACAAGTTCGGCGGCGGGCCGGTGGGCCTGGAAACCCTGGCGGCCGCCGTGGGCGAGGAAAAAGATACCATCGAGGACGTCATCGAGCCCTACCTAATTCAACAGGGCTACCTCAATCGCACGCCGCGCGGCCGCAAGGCCAGCCTTGCGGCCTATCGCCATTTGCAACGGCTGCCTGCGGCAGGCGACGAACCGGGGGGCTTGTTTTCCTGA
- the ruvA gene encoding Holliday junction branch migration protein RuvA, which yields MIALLTGKIAYKSLDHVIVDVGGVGYRVTVPLSTFYQLPDEGPVQLQIHTNVKEDAISLYGFLTTAEKEMFALLLSVSGVGPKLAVNILSNIPAADLRSALGQGDIRRLSAVPGIGKKTAERLTLELKDKVEKLAAWPTAGHSAPPAQSDTSGFEDALSALVNLGYKDTQARKVLESLEFAPSAGLEEILKGALKVLMK from the coding sequence ATGATCGCCCTGCTGACCGGAAAGATTGCCTACAAGTCCCTGGATCACGTCATCGTTGATGTCGGTGGCGTCGGCTACCGGGTCACGGTTCCTCTGTCGACCTTCTATCAGCTTCCCGACGAGGGCCCGGTGCAATTACAGATCCATACCAACGTCAAGGAGGACGCCATCTCCCTGTACGGCTTCCTCACCACCGCCGAGAAGGAGATGTTCGCGCTGCTACTGTCCGTATCGGGCGTCGGCCCCAAACTGGCGGTGAACATTCTCTCCAACATTCCGGCCGCGGACCTGCGCAGCGCCCTGGGCCAGGGCGATATCCGGCGTCTTTCCGCCGTGCCGGGAATCGGCAAGAAAACCGCCGAACGGCTCACCCTCGAACTCAAGGACAAGGTGGAAAAGCTGGCCGCCTGGCCCACCGCCGGTCATTCGGCACCACCTGCCCAAAGTGACACAAGCGGCTTTGAGGATGCTCTCTCGGCCCTGGTCAATCTCGGCTACAAGGATACCCAGGCGCGCAAGGTCCTCGAATCCCTGGAATTCGCCCCCAGTGCCGGCCTTGAGGAGATTCTCAAGGGCGCTCTGAAAGTGCTCATGAAGTAA
- the ruvC gene encoding crossover junction endodeoxyribonuclease RuvC produces the protein MRILGIDPGSRATGYGLIEKQGNRLRHLDNGVILTGGEAPLSERLGIIYRDLGGVIDRYAPTVMAVEQIFLARNALSALKLGHARGVALLAGIHHELPVFEYTALQVKSAVVGYGRADKAQIQAMVRVLLALPEIAQEDASDALAVAICHAHSAGMNQRLAQAGKR, from the coding sequence ATGCGAATTCTCGGCATCGACCCCGGCAGCCGCGCCACCGGCTACGGCCTCATTGAAAAGCAGGGCAACCGTCTGCGCCATCTGGACAACGGGGTGATCCTCACCGGCGGCGAGGCGCCTTTGAGCGAGCGCCTCGGCATCATTTATCGCGACCTCGGCGGCGTCATTGATCGCTACGCCCCCACCGTGATGGCCGTCGAGCAGATTTTTCTGGCCCGCAACGCCCTCTCGGCCCTCAAGCTCGGCCATGCCCGCGGCGTCGCCCTACTGGCCGGAATCCATCATGAACTGCCGGTATTTGAATACACCGCCCTTCAGGTAAAAAGCGCGGTGGTCGGCTATGGCCGCGCTGACAAAGCGCAGATTCAAGCGATGGTGCGCGTGCTGCTCGCATTACCGGAAATTGCCCAGGAAGATGCCTCCGATGCCTTGGCGGTAGCCATTTGCCACGCCCACAGCGCCGGAATGAACCAGCGGCTCGCGCAAGCCGGAAAACGATGA
- a CDS encoding YebC/PmpR family DNA-binding transcriptional regulator, with protein sequence MAGHSKWANIKHRKGAQDARRGKVFTKLIKEITIAARIGGGDADTNPRLRLAIDKAKQSNMPKDNIDRAIKKGTGDLDGVNYEEGIFEGYGPGGVAVMVEFMTDNRTRTVADVRHIFSKHGGNLGVSGSVAFLFDRKGLISFSTDNDFDAIFEAALEAGAEDVKDEGDTYEVITAPDNFIEVREALEAQGLQWQTAEITMLPQTMVGLQGRPAEQMLKLMDKLEDYDDVQNVYANFDISDEDIAQILG encoded by the coding sequence ATGGCCGGACACAGTAAGTGGGCAAACATCAAGCACCGCAAGGGCGCCCAGGACGCCCGCCGCGGCAAAGTATTTACCAAGCTGATCAAGGAAATCACCATCGCGGCGCGCATCGGCGGCGGCGACGCCGACACCAATCCACGCCTGCGCTTGGCCATAGATAAGGCCAAGCAGTCCAACATGCCCAAGGACAACATCGATCGCGCGATCAAGAAAGGCACGGGCGACCTTGACGGCGTGAATTATGAAGAAGGCATTTTCGAGGGCTACGGCCCCGGCGGCGTGGCCGTCATGGTGGAATTCATGACCGACAACCGCACCCGCACCGTTGCCGATGTTCGCCACATCTTCAGCAAACACGGCGGCAATCTGGGCGTCAGCGGCTCGGTGGCCTTTCTTTTCGATCGCAAGGGTCTGATTTCCTTCTCCACCGACAACGACTTCGATGCCATATTCGAGGCGGCTCTCGAAGCAGGCGCCGAGGACGTCAAGGACGAAGGCGATACCTATGAGGTCATCACCGCCCCGGACAACTTCATCGAGGTCCGCGAAGCCCTCGAAGCCCAGGGCTTGCAATGGCAGACCGCCGAGATCACCATGCTGCCCCAGACCATGGTGGGGCTCCAAGGCCGGCCCGCCGAGCAAATGCTCAAATTGATGGACAAACTCGAAGATTATGACGATGTGCAAAACGTCTACGCCAACTTTGACATCTCCGATGAGGACATCGCTCAGATTCTGGGTTGA
- a CDS encoding cytidylate kinase family protein — MAIITISREMGSGGIPIAHKAAEKLGYTLIDGESIIKAAVGSGMSPEAIEKADEKPPAFIESEDQEIEADLHKIELIILEAALKGNVIIYGRGGQDLLRDVGSVFRVRIIAPFELRVERWAEREWLDPDLARKLVRRSDQQRAGFIKYYFDRDWEDPLGYDLVINTERLTEETAVKLICDGVRDEHLKEQQASKKKILNGLILRKRVEIGLLTAPGVEDVNVEVQVTDGVITLQGTAHSEAERREMEKIAGSCPGAKDVINRLRVIEYRSLPDEH, encoded by the coding sequence ATGGCCATCATCACTATCTCCCGTGAAATGGGCAGCGGCGGTATTCCCATCGCGCACAAGGCGGCGGAAAAACTCGGCTATACCCTGATCGACGGAGAATCAATCATCAAGGCAGCCGTGGGCAGCGGCATGAGCCCTGAAGCCATTGAGAAGGCCGATGAAAAGCCGCCGGCTTTCATCGAGAGTGAAGATCAGGAAATTGAAGCCGATTTGCACAAAATCGAGCTGATTATTCTGGAAGCCGCCCTCAAAGGCAATGTCATCATCTATGGCCGCGGCGGGCAGGACCTGCTGCGCGACGTCGGCAGCGTTTTCCGGGTTCGCATCATCGCCCCCTTCGAACTGCGCGTGGAACGCTGGGCTGAGCGCGAATGGCTCGACCCCGACCTGGCGCGCAAGCTGGTGCGACGCAGCGACCAGCAACGCGCCGGCTTCATCAAATACTACTTCGATCGCGACTGGGAGGATCCCCTGGGTTACGATCTGGTCATCAACACCGAGCGCCTCACGGAAGAAACCGCCGTCAAGCTGATCTGCGACGGCGTCCGCGACGAGCACCTGAAGGAACAGCAAGCCTCCAAAAAGAAAATTCTCAACGGCCTGATTCTGCGCAAGCGGGTAGAAATCGGTCTGCTTACCGCGCCCGGCGTCGAGGACGTCAACGTCGAGGTTCAGGTTACCGACGGCGTCATAACCTTGCAGGGCACCGCCCACAGCGAGGCGGAACGGCGCGAGATGGAGAAAATCGCCGGCAGTTGCCCCGGCGCCAAGGACGTGATCAATCGCCTGCGGGTGATCGAATATCGCAGCCTCCCTGATGAACATTGA
- the glpX gene encoding class II fructose-bisphosphatase: MDRNLALELVRVTEAAALACGRWVGKGNKEAADAAAVNAMRKALETVGISGTVVIGEGEMDEAPMLYIGEKVGSGALAEVDIAVDPLEGTSICAKGMNGSIATIALAPKGGFLHAPDMYMEKIAVGPAARGAIDINAPPAANLKNVAAAKGCAVEDLTVVILDRPRHDKTVKEIRKAGARIHLISDGDVAPAIAAAVEGSGVDMMLGIGGAPEGVLAATALRCMGGDMQARLVFLNQEERERARAMGIEDFDRIYRAEDMARGDVVFAATGVTNGDLLRGVRYFAGGAATHSIVMRSLSRTVRFIEARHAFDYKPGLNAQMQGTQAAGRG, from the coding sequence ATGGATCGCAATCTGGCTCTGGAACTGGTCCGGGTCACGGAAGCCGCCGCCCTGGCGTGCGGCCGCTGGGTCGGTAAGGGCAACAAGGAGGCCGCCGACGCGGCCGCCGTCAACGCCATGCGCAAAGCCCTTGAAACGGTCGGCATCAGCGGTACCGTGGTGATCGGCGAAGGCGAAATGGATGAGGCCCCCATGCTCTACATCGGCGAAAAAGTCGGCAGCGGCGCCCTGGCCGAGGTGGACATCGCGGTGGATCCGCTGGAGGGAACCAGCATCTGCGCCAAAGGTATGAACGGCTCCATCGCCACCATCGCCCTGGCGCCCAAAGGCGGCTTTCTCCACGCCCCGGACATGTATATGGAAAAAATTGCCGTCGGGCCCGCAGCACGTGGCGCCATCGATATCAATGCCCCTCCCGCGGCCAACCTGAAAAACGTCGCCGCGGCCAAGGGCTGCGCCGTCGAGGATCTGACCGTGGTCATTCTCGATCGACCCCGCCACGACAAGACCGTCAAGGAGATCCGCAAGGCGGGCGCGCGCATCCACCTGATCAGCGATGGTGACGTGGCCCCGGCCATCGCCGCCGCGGTCGAGGGCAGCGGCGTCGATATGATGCTGGGCATCGGCGGCGCGCCCGAAGGCGTTCTGGCGGCCACCGCCCTGCGCTGCATGGGCGGCGACATGCAGGCGCGGCTGGTTTTTCTCAACCAGGAGGAACGCGAGCGGGCGCGCGCCATGGGCATCGAGGACTTTGATCGCATTTACCGCGCCGAGGACATGGCGCGCGGCGACGTGGTTTTTGCCGCCACGGGAGTCACCAACGGAGACCTGTTGCGCGGCGTGCGCTATTTCGCCGGCGGCGCCGCCACCCACTCCATCGTCATGCGCTCACTTTCGCGCACCGTGCGCTTTATCGAGGCACGCCACGCCTTTGACTACAAGCCCGGACTGAATGCACAAATGCAGGGCACACAGGCAGCGGGCCGAGGTTGA
- a CDS encoding glycerophosphodiester phosphodiesterase, translating to MMSSSFCGPGGERFWFWAHRGASACAPENTLAAFRLAEAQGADGIELDVHISRDGVPMVIHDETLERTTNGRGRVADTRLRDLRRLDAGRWFAPEFAGEPLPLLAEVLEWAGERVPLNLELKDRRTGAAVLRLLHHYPQCRVLVSSFDHRLLKDLRAQAPQLPLGFLCESRLWRLALRRAQAAGAHSFHPRQDLVGSSLARAVRGAGLALYTWTLDDAPRAAALMRLGIAGLFTNRPGALRRELEV from the coding sequence ATGATGTCTTCATCCTTTTGCGGGCCAGGGGGGGAGCGTTTCTGGTTTTGGGCCCACCGCGGCGCCTCCGCCTGCGCTCCGGAAAATACCCTGGCGGCTTTTCGCCTGGCCGAGGCTCAGGGTGCCGACGGCATCGAGCTTGACGTGCACATTTCGCGCGATGGGGTTCCCATGGTGATCCATGATGAAACCCTGGAGAGAACCACCAACGGCCGTGGCCGGGTCGCGGACACGCGCCTGCGTGATTTGCGGCGCCTGGATGCGGGGCGCTGGTTCGCACCGGAATTTGCCGGCGAACCGCTGCCCCTGTTGGCCGAGGTTCTCGAGTGGGCCGGTGAGCGTGTGCCGTTAAATCTTGAGCTCAAAGACCGCCGGACCGGCGCCGCAGTGCTGCGGTTGCTGCATCACTACCCCCAGTGCCGGGTTCTGGTGTCTTCTTTTGACCATCGCCTGCTCAAGGATCTGCGCGCCCAAGCGCCCCAATTGCCCCTGGGATTTCTGTGCGAATCGCGCCTCTGGCGGCTGGCGCTGCGTCGGGCCCAGGCTGCCGGGGCGCACAGCTTTCATCCCCGCCAGGATCTGGTCGGCAGTTCCTTGGCACGCGCCGTGCGGGGCGCGGGGCTGGCCCTCTATACCTGGACCTTGGACGATGCGCCGCGCGCCGCGGCCCTAATGCGCCTGGGTATCGCGGGACTTTTTACCAATCGGCCCGGCGCCCTGCGCCGGGAACTCGAAGTTTGA
- a CDS encoding HAD family hydrolase produces the protein MFPDPSAIRSIVFDLDGTLYVCPQIAAEIERAAVALVAATRGVDFASGRDLLNRARRRLSEMREEDATLSQTCLALGIELPDFHRALQEGVHPERYLEYDGVLVALLDSLSEHCALYVYTNNNLALTHKILALLGIQPLFSRIYTIEFTGRPKPDKEAFFQVLDDIGGAPESFLFVGDREAVDLRVAAAQGCPTLLVRETADLLQIHKHLGLIP, from the coding sequence ATGTTTCCGGATCCTAGTGCAATCCGCTCCATCGTGTTCGATCTTGACGGCACGTTGTACGTTTGCCCGCAGATCGCCGCCGAAATCGAACGGGCGGCGGTAGCTCTGGTGGCAGCCACCCGCGGCGTGGATTTCGCCAGCGGGCGGGATCTGCTCAATCGGGCACGACGGCGCCTGAGTGAGATGCGTGAGGAAGATGCGACCCTGAGCCAAACTTGCCTGGCGCTCGGGATTGAGTTGCCAGACTTTCACCGAGCGCTGCAAGAAGGTGTCCACCCCGAGCGTTATTTGGAATACGATGGGGTGCTGGTGGCCTTGCTGGATTCCTTGAGCGAACATTGCGCCCTCTACGTCTATACCAACAACAATCTGGCCCTGACCCATAAGATTCTTGCCTTGCTCGGCATCCAACCACTCTTTTCCCGTATTTATACCATCGAATTCACCGGTCGGCCCAAGCCGGACAAGGAGGCCTTTTTTCAGGTCCTGGACGATATCGGTGGAGCGCCGGAGAGCTTTTTATTCGTCGGCGATCGCGAGGCGGTGGACCTCAGGGTCGCGGCCGCGCAGGGCTGCCCGACTCTGCTGGTGCGCGAAACCGCCGATCTGTTGCAGATCCACAAGCACCTGGGGTTGATTCCTTAG
- a CDS encoding class I SAM-dependent methyltransferase, producing MNLQPDSKPQLEDFLRRCIAERGSMSFVEFMGHCLYHPEWGYYVAPRQRIGKEGDFFTSSSVHAVFGRLLFRQVRQMAQILAAEAFTLVEQGAGEGHLALDILDAAAEQAPELYRRMTYVLVEVGSDVRRRQEQLLAPHVAAGRVRWADFEQLDGLEGVFLSNELVDAFPVHLVEQTAQGLREVYVDWRDGEFREELRAPSTARIETHLAELGVSLPVGNRAEVNLAAADWMQDVAAKLRRGFVITIDYGYPAAELYAPLRRNGTLMCYHRHQTSENPLAHVGCQDITSHVDFTTLQRSGEPGGLRPLFFGPQYRFLMGLGFVEMLMELEAREPDPNRARNLRLTLKNLIMPEAGMGETFKVLVQGKEVGAPPLHCQRTLADIRLPLG from the coding sequence ATGAACCTGCAACCCGACAGCAAACCTCAGTTGGAAGACTTTCTGCGCCGCTGCATCGCAGAGCGCGGGTCCATGTCCTTCGTCGAATTCATGGGGCACTGCCTCTATCATCCCGAGTGGGGCTATTACGTGGCGCCGCGCCAAAGAATTGGTAAGGAAGGGGATTTCTTCACCTCCAGCAGCGTGCACGCGGTGTTCGGCCGGCTGCTGTTTCGCCAGGTGCGGCAGATGGCGCAGATCCTCGCCGCCGAGGCATTCACGCTGGTCGAGCAGGGTGCCGGCGAAGGGCATTTGGCTCTCGACATCCTCGATGCCGCAGCCGAGCAGGCCCCGGAGCTTTACCGGCGCATGACCTATGTGCTGGTGGAAGTCGGTTCGGACGTGCGGCGGCGCCAGGAGCAACTGCTGGCGCCGCATGTGGCGGCCGGCCGCGTCCGCTGGGCGGATTTTGAGCAGCTCGATGGGCTCGAAGGGGTGTTTTTGTCCAATGAATTGGTGGATGCCTTTCCCGTACATCTCGTCGAGCAGACGGCGCAAGGCTTGCGCGAGGTCTATGTGGACTGGCGCGATGGCGAGTTTCGCGAGGAACTGCGTGCGCCCTCGACGGCGCGCATTGAAACCCATTTGGCCGAACTCGGGGTCAGCCTGCCGGTCGGAAATCGGGCCGAGGTCAACCTGGCGGCCGCGGATTGGATGCAGGACGTCGCCGCCAAGCTGCGGCGTGGCTTTGTCATCACCATCGATTACGGCTATCCGGCGGCGGAGCTTTACGCGCCCCTGCGTCGCAACGGCACCCTGATGTGCTACCATCGTCATCAGACCAGCGAAAACCCGCTGGCCCACGTCGGCTGCCAGGACATCACCAGCCATGTCGATTTCACCACCTTGCAGCGCAGTGGGGAGCCAGGCGGCCTGCGGCCGCTGTTTTTCGGACCGCAGTACCGATTTCTCATGGGCCTGGGGTTCGTGGAAATGCTCATGGAACTGGAGGCGCGCGAACCCGATCCGAACCGGGCCCGCAATCTGCGCCTGACCCTGAAAAACCTCATCATGCCCGAAGCGGGCATGGGCGAAACCTTTAAGGTTCTGGTACAGGGCAAGGAGGTGGGCGCGCCCCCATTACACTGCCAGCGAACCCTTGCCGATATCCGGCTGCCCCTGGGATGA
- a CDS encoding NifU family protein gives MKEQVEKVLDEVRPALQADGGDVELVEVGDDGIVKVRLTGACGSCPMSTVTLKMGIEKTLKDKVPGVQAVVQV, from the coding sequence ATGAAAGAACAAGTCGAAAAAGTGCTCGACGAAGTACGTCCCGCTCTGCAGGCCGACGGCGGCGATGTCGAGTTGGTGGAAGTTGGGGACGACGGGATCGTCAAGGTGCGTCTCACCGGTGCCTGCGGATCCTGCCCCATGTCGACCGTGACCCTCAAGATGGGCATCGAAAAGACCCTCAAGGACAAGGTTCCTGGGGTGCAGGCGGTGGTGCAGGTCTAG
- a CDS encoding DUF362 domain-containing protein translates to MNRVVLHALPDYDRAGCEAALQTLLEPLGGMKAYVQAGQRVLIKPNMLAAKAPEKAVTTHPEIVRAVIRAVQQAGGEAWVGDSPGVGSCRQVARKCGILAVVEETGARLAPFVDCRPASSPPASFQHLEIACEVLDADLVINLPKLKTHQMMGLTCAVKNLFGAVVGMRKPQLHLQAGSDKALFARMLLDLADHLKPALSIVDAVVAMEGDGPGSGDPVAVGTLLAGESPLAVDAAALELLGLRTEDCWTQKIAREQELPGATLKDVELVGAAPASLRPQHFRPAKATDVSFGVPAFLHQRLRRSLSALPALDANCCTGCGLCVEHCPPQAMALQNHRPHIDLNRCIGCFCCQELCPRGAILTRQGLLLRLSRFFGLGR, encoded by the coding sequence ATGAACCGGGTCGTCCTGCACGCCCTGCCCGATTATGACCGCGCCGGCTGCGAAGCCGCCTTGCAGACCCTGCTAGAGCCGCTGGGCGGGATGAAGGCCTATGTCCAAGCCGGGCAGCGGGTGCTGATCAAGCCCAACATGCTTGCCGCCAAGGCTCCGGAGAAGGCGGTGACGACCCATCCCGAGATCGTACGCGCCGTCATTCGCGCGGTTCAGCAGGCCGGCGGCGAGGCCTGGGTCGGCGACTCCCCCGGAGTCGGCAGTTGCCGCCAGGTGGCACGCAAATGCGGCATCCTGGCGGTGGTCGAGGAGACCGGCGCACGCCTGGCGCCCTTTGTCGATTGCCGACCCGCTTCTTCGCCCCCCGCCTCCTTTCAGCACCTGGAAATTGCCTGCGAGGTTCTGGACGCGGATCTCGTCATCAATCTGCCCAAACTCAAAACCCACCAGATGATGGGCCTGACCTGCGCGGTGAAAAATCTCTTCGGCGCCGTGGTCGGCATGCGCAAGCCGCAACTTCACCTGCAAGCGGGAAGCGACAAGGCGCTTTTTGCGCGAATGCTGCTGGATCTGGCCGACCACCTCAAACCCGCCCTCTCCATTGTCGATGCGGTCGTGGCCATGGAGGGCGACGGCCCCGGCAGCGGCGACCCCGTTGCCGTGGGGACCTTGCTGGCCGGCGAAAGTCCCCTGGCGGTGGACGCCGCGGCCCTCGAGCTGCTGGGGCTTAGGACCGAGGACTGCTGGACGCAGAAAATCGCGCGCGAGCAAGAGCTTCCCGGGGCGACGCTCAAGGATGTGGAGTTGGTCGGCGCCGCTCCGGCGAGCTTGCGCCCCCAGCACTTTCGCCCGGCCAAGGCCACCGATGTCAGCTTCGGCGTACCGGCATTTTTGCACCAGCGCCTGCGGCGCTCTCTTTCCGCCCTGCCCGCCCTCGATGCCAACTGCTGCACGGGGTGCGGGCTGTGCGTCGAGCATTGTCCACCCCAGGCCATGGCCTTGCAGAACCACCGGCCGCACATCGACCTGAATCGCTGCATCGGCTGCTTCTGCTGTCAGGAGCTCTGCCCGCGCGGCGCGATTCTTACCCGGCAGGGACTGCTATTGCGCCTGAGCCGATTTTTCGGGCTGGGCCGATAA
- a CDS encoding secondary thiamine-phosphate synthase enzyme YjbQ, with product MKTIDIRSRKRTEMIEVTAEIRRLIAEAGIREGIAQLFVPHTTAAVTINENADPDVVTDLLAGLERLAPAAGGYRHAEGNSDAHIKSTLVGAGETLLIENGAPLLGTWQGVYFCEFDGPRQRRLLVKILPQ from the coding sequence ATGAAAACCATAGATATACGCAGTCGTAAACGCACCGAGATGATCGAGGTGACCGCCGAGATTCGGCGCCTCATCGCCGAGGCGGGAATCAGGGAGGGGATCGCCCAACTCTTTGTTCCCCACACCACGGCGGCGGTGACCATCAACGAGAATGCCGACCCGGATGTGGTCACCGACCTGCTGGCCGGGCTGGAGCGCCTGGCGCCCGCGGCCGGCGGCTACCGCCACGCCGAGGGCAACAGCGACGCGCACATCAAGAGCACCCTGGTGGGCGCGGGGGAAACCCTTTTGATCGAAAACGGCGCGCCGTTGTTGGGCACCTGGCAGGGCGTCTATTTCTGCGAATTCGACGGGCCGCGCCAACGCCGGCTGCTAGTCAAAATCCTGCCGCAATGA